One window of the Camelina sativa cultivar DH55 chromosome 1, Cs, whole genome shotgun sequence genome contains the following:
- the LOC104703153 gene encoding cellulose synthase-like protein D3: MASNNNHFTNSRSNLSSNSDAAEAGRYQQPLPSNSVTFARRTNSGRYVNYSRDDLDSELGSVDLYTVQIPQTPDNQPMDPSISQKVEEQYVSSSLFTGGFNSVTRAHLMDKVIETTTSHPQMAGAKGSSCAISGCDVKVMSDERGQDLLPCECDFKICRDCFVDAVKTGGICPGCKEPYRNTDLADFADNNKGQQQQQRPMLPPPAGGSKMERRLSLMKSTKSGLMRSQTGDFDHNRWLFETSGTYGYGNAFWTKDGNFGDKDGNGGQGMGPQDLMSRPWRPLTRKLPIPAAVISPYRWKSIDPSDRYANRNTVFFDVNMRALDGLMGPVYVGTGCLFRRIALYGFDPPRAKEHHPGFCKIWKLHFPYRFNPGRRVPRPSSCRSSDMFVSTADPEKEPPLVTSNTILSILAADYPVEKLACYVSDDGGALLTFEAMAEAASFANMWVPFCRKHNIEPRNPDSYFSLKRDPYKNKVKADFVKDRRRVKREYDEFKVRINSLPTSIRRRSDAYHAREEIKAMKLQRQNRDDEIVEPVKIPKATWMADGTHWPGTWLDSGPDHTRSDHAGIIQVMLKPPSDEPLHGVSEGFLDLTDVDIRLPLLVYVSREKRPGYDHNKKAGAMNALVRASAIMSNGPFILNLDCDHYIYNSQALREGMCFMMDRGGDRLCYVQFPQRFEGIDPSDRYANRNTVFFDVNMRALDGLMGPVYVGTGCLFRRIALYGFDPPRAKEHHPGFCSCCFPRKKKKSRVPEENRSLRMGGDSDDDEEMNLSLVPKKFGNSTFLIDSIPVAEFQGRPLADHPAVQNGRPPGALTIPRELLDASTVAEAIAVISCWYEDKTEWGSRIGWIYGSVTEDVVTGYRMHNRGWKSVYCVTKRDAFRGTAPINLTDRLHQVLRWATGSVEIFFSRNNAFFASPRMKILQRIAYLNVGIYPFTSIFLIVYCFLPALSLFSGQFIVQTLNVTFLIYLLIISITLCLLALLEVKWSGISLEEWWRNEQFWLIGGTSAHIVAVIQGLLKVVAGIEISFTLTSKSGGDDVDDEFADLYIVKWTLLMIPPITIMMLNIIAIAVGFSRTIYSVIPQWSKLIGGVFFSFWVLAHLYPFAKGLMGRRGRTPTIVYVWSGLVAITISLLWVAINPPAGSTQIGGSFTFP, encoded by the exons ATGGCGTCTAATAATAATCACTTCACCAACAGTAGATCCAATCTATCATCGAACTCTGATGCTGCTGAAGCTGGGAGGTACCAGCAGCCGCTTCCGTCAAACTCTGTGACATTTGCCCGCAGGACTAACTCTGGACGCTATGTCAACTACTCGAGAGATGATCTCGATAGCGAACTCGGAAGTGTTGATTTATATACCGTCCAGATTCCGCAAACTCCCGATAACCAACCTATGGATCCTTCCATTTCTCAGAAGGTTGAGGAGCAGTACGTGTCCAGTTCCTTGTTTACTGGCGGTTTTAACAGCGTCACTCGTGCTCATCTTATGGACAAAGTGATCGAGACAACGACTAGCCACCCACAGATGGCTGGTGCCAAAGGCTCGTCATGCGCCATTTCTGGCTGTGATGTGAAGGTCATGAGTGATGAGAGAGGTCAAGATCTTCTTCCTTGTGAGTGTGATTTCAAAATCTGTAGGGATTGCTTTGTGGATGCTGTGAAAACAGGCGGGATTTGTCCCGGGTGTAAGGAGCCTTACAGGAACACTGATTTGGCGGATTTTGCTGATAACAACAAGGgccagcagcagcagcaacggCCTATGCTTCCGCCACCAGCGGGTGGGTCgaagatggagagaagattGTCACTTATGAAGTCGACTAAGTCTGGTTTGATGAGGAGTCAAACAGGGGATTTCGATCACAACAGGTGGTTGTTTGAGACTAGTGGGACTTACGGCTACGGAAATGCTTTCTGGACAAAAGACGGGAACTTCGGGGACAAGGATGGGAATGGTGGACAGGGTATGGGACCTCAGGATCTGATGAGCAGACCGTGGCGACCACTTACTCGGAAACTGCCGATTCCTGCAGCTGTTATTAGTCCTTACAGGTGGAAAA GTATTGACCCATCAGATCGGTATGCAAATCGCAATACAGTCTTTTTTGATGTGAACATGAGAGCTCTTGATGGTCTGATGGGTCCGGTTTATGTCGGAACGGGTTGTCTCTTTAGAAGAATCGCGTTGTACGGATTTGATCCGCCTCGAGCTAAAGAACACCATCCTGGCTTCTGCA AAATTTGGAAACTCCACTTTCCTTATCGATTCAATCCCGGTCGCAGAGTTCCAAGGCCGTCCTCTTGCAGATCATCNGATATGTTTGTATCTACAGCAGATCCGGAGAAAGAACCTCCTCTTGTCACTTCCAACACCATTTTGTCGATTCTCGCTGCTGACTACCCTGTCGAAAAGCTTGCTTGCTATGTTTCAGATGATGGAGGAGCACTTTTGACATTTGAAGCTATGGCTGAAGCAGCGAGTTTTGCTAACATGTGGGTTCCTTTCTGTCGTAAACACAATATCGAGCCGAGGAATCCAGATTCATACTTTAGTCTGAAAAGAGATCCTTACAAGAACAAGGTGAAGGCTGATTTCGTTAAGGATCGGAGACGGGTCAAGCGTGAGTATGATGAGTTTAAGGTTAGGATCAACAGCTTGCCTACCTCTATCAGGCGCCGTTCTGATGCTTATCATGCAAGGGAAGAGATTAAGGCCATGAAGCTGCAGAGACAGAACAGAGACGATGAAATAGTAGAGCCAGTCAAGATTCCTAAAGCTACATGGATGGCTGATGGTACTCACTGGCCTGGAACTTGGTTAGATTCTGGTCCTGATCATACCCGTAGTGACCATGCTGGTATCATTCAG GTGATGTTGAAGCCGCCTAGTGATGAGCCATTACATGGAGTATCTGAAGGGTTCTTGGATCTTACAGATGTTGACATTCGTCTTCCGCTTCTTGTCTATGTTTCGCGTGAGAAGCGACCGGGTTATGACCATAACAAGAAAGCAGGAGCCATGAATGCGCTGGTCCGAGCTTCTGCAATTATGTCCAACGGTCCATTCATTCTGAATCTTGACTGTGATCATTACATATACAACTCTCAGGCTTTGAGAGAAGGAATGTGTTTCATGATGGATCGAGGCGGTGACAGGCTTTGCTACGTTCAGTTCCCGCAACGGTTTGAAG GTATTGACCCATCAGATCGGTATGCAAATCGCAATACAGTCTTTTTTGATGTGAACATGAGAGCTCTTGATGGTCTGATGGGTCCGGTTTATGTCGGAACGGGTTGTCTCTTTAGAAGAATCGCGTTGTACGGATTTGATCCGCCTCGAGCTAAAGAACACCATCCTGGCTTCTGCAGTTGCTGCTTCCCtcgcaagaagaagaaaagccgTGTCCCTGAAGAAAACAGATCTTTGAGAATGGGTGGTGActcggatgatgatgaagagatgaATCTTTCTTTGGTTCCAAAGAAATTTGGAAACTCCACTTTCCTTATCGATTCAATCCCGGTCGCAGAGTTCCAAGGCCGTCCTCTTGCAGATCATCCAGCTGTGCAAAACGGAAGACCTCCTGGTGCTCTCACCATACCTCGTGAGCTTCTTGATGCATCAACCGTGGCAGAAGCCATAGCCGTCATCTCTTGTTGGTATGAGGATAAAACCGAGTGGGGATCTCGGATTGGTTGGATTTATGGATCTGTCACGGAAGATGTGGTCACAGGTTACAGAATGCATAACCGAGGCTGGAAATCAGTTTACTGTGTGACAAAACGGGACGCTTTCCGTGGCACAGCTCCTATCAACTTGACGGATAGGCTGCACCAGGTTCTCCGATGGGCTACTGGCTCGGTCGAGATCTTCTTTTCAAGAAACAACGCTTTCTTCGCTAGCCCGAGAATGAAAATCCTACAGAGAATTGCTTACCTAAATGTTGGAATCTACCCGTTCACATCAATCTTCCTCATCGTCTACTGCTTCCTCCCTGCGCTCTCCCTCTTCTCAGGGCAGTTCATAGTCCAAACACTCAATGTCACATTCCTTATCTACCTCTTAATCATCTCCATTACACTCTGCCTGCTCGCTCTCCTCGAGGTCAAATGGTCAGGAATCTCACTAGAGGAATGGTGGCGAAACGAACAGTTCTGGCTCATTGGAGGAACAAGCGCTCATATAGTCGCGGTTATACAAGGACTTCTCAAAGTTGTTGCCGGAATCGAAATCTCATTCACATTGACATCTAAATCCGGAGGAGACGATGTGGACGACGAGTTCGCCGATCTCTACATTGTGAAATGGACATTACTCATGATCCCACCGATCACAATCATGATGTTGAATATAATAGCCATTGCGGTAGGGTTTAGCAGGACGATATACAGTGTGATACCACAGTGGAGTAAGTTGATTGGAGGAGTGTTCTTTAGTTTCTGGGTGCTTGCTCATCTTTACCCATTCGCTAAAGGGCTTatgggaagaagaggaaggactCCAACCATTGTTTATGTTTGGTCAGGACTTGTTGCCATCACCATATCTCTGCTATGGGTCGCCATTAATCCACCTGCTGGTTCTACTCAAATCGGAGGATCTTTCACATTCCCATGA
- the LOC104782264 gene encoding F-box protein At3g03040-like has translation MDLLSSLPDEVRCHILSFLTTKEAALTSVLSKKWGNLFALVPNLDFDDSEFLHPEDGKRERDGILESFMGFVDTVLALQANSPIHKFSLKCKDGVCEARMNRWICQVLQRGVSDLDLTIDLKDGYHLLQELLVSKTLVNLKLKSECCIYWWTGAQVPFLPLLKSLDIEAAKIFCDTKFELLLPSFPLLERLMLADMEWIGSDETVSSASITSLAINATGFTSYQNPKSISFDTPSLLHFGYSDLVAQDYPLVNMKNLLSARIILAVTNEQVKRIRLPNDELLEGDVVLKFGNVVKLMNGIQHVQDLHLHSDTLEVLSLCCESMPVFNNVKRLIIKSHEGRGWQAMPVLLRNCPQLEDILFEGIVHHVTDKCGDVCDCIYRKDKGRSLKSCPVKVIEIQGFRGTMKEMHMIDRFLDYFPCLKEMKICMDENSFAQLKNDPGLAIVILGMIEEFNEVSCCKVKLMRTTKR, from the exons ATGGATCTGTTGAGCAGTTTACCAGACGAGGTTCGTTGTCACATATTGTCGTTCCTCACCACAAAGGAGGCAGCTTTAACCTCGGTTCTGTCTAAGAAGTGGGGCAATCTGTTCGCGCTCGTCCCTAATCTTGACTTTGATGACTCTGAGTTTCTTCATCCGGAAGATGGTAAGCGGGAAAGAGACGGTATCCTTGAGAGCTTCATGGGTTTTGTGGATACGGTATTGGCTTTGCAGGCCAACTCTCCCATTCATAAATTCTCCCTCAAGTGTAAAGATGGTGTTTGTGAAGCTCGTATGAATCGTTGGATATGTCAAGTTCTGCAGCGTGGTGTGTCGGACCTTGATCTTACCATCGACTTGAAAGATGGATATCATCTGCTTCAAGAGTTGTTGGTCTCTAAGACACTTGTCAATCTGAAATTAAAGAGTGAATGTTGTATCTACTGGTGGACGGGAGCTCAAGTCCCTTTCTTACCACTGCTTAAAAGTCTTGATATCGAAGCAGCTAAGATCTTTTGTGATACTAAGTTTGAGTTGCTACTTCCTTCTTTCCCTCTGCTTGAGAGATTGATGTTGGCAGATATGGAGTGGATAGGTTCGGATGAAACTGTGTCTAGTGCATCCATCACATCGCTAGCTATTAACGCCACCGGCTTCACAAGTTATCAGAATCCAAAGAGCATTTCTTTTGATACTCCGAGTCTGCTTCACTTTGGCTACTCTGATTTAGTTGCCCAGGACTATCCATTAGTTAATATGAAAAATTTACTTAGTGCTCGTATCATACTTGCTGTAACCAACGAACAAGTCAAGCGGATAAGACTGCCAAATGATGAGTTGCTAGAGGGTGATGTTGTTCTCAAATTTGGCAATGTGGTGAAGCTCATGAATGGCATACAACATGTTCAGGACCTTCACTTGCATTCTGATACTCTCGAG GTGCTATCTCTGTGCTGTGAATCGATGCCCGTGTTCAACAACGTCAAAAGGTTAATTATTAAGAGTCACGAGGGCCGAGGATGGCAAGCAATGCCTGTTCTTCTGAGGAACTGTCCGCAGTTAGAAGATATACTCTTTGAG GGTATTGTGCACCATGTGACAGATAAATGTGGGGATGTCTGCGATTGCATTTATCGCAAGGACAAAGGCCGTTCGCTCAAATCTTGTCCGGTAAAAGTGATAGAGATTCAAGGGTTTAGAGGAACAATGAAAGAGATGCACATGATAGACCGTTTCTTGGATTATTTCCCATGTCTGAAGGAGATGAAGATCTGTATGGATGAGAATAGTTTTGCACAGCTCAAAAACGACCCTGGATTGGCTATAGTCATCTTGGGGATGATAGAAGAGTTCAACGAGGTATCTTGTTGCAAAGTCAAGTTGATGAGGACGACTAAACGATGA
- the LOC109129243 gene encoding uncharacterized protein LOC109129243 — MDLEKVRSYPWSLVAFDHLVSSIMEARKKLKNPISYILNGFSYALQVWVMEAIPLIGQLMGEKIDKEITVGRCSNWKGAAKVSNEEFLLVEKSIGNKDVVYPYISSTENCDVYESIKFIGSDEIKDCEVDNLEALIRSGYNFGDHIWESVEGYGVKDDNIENVEEQSHTVGGNNEVSVGIESGEKQANTPTVSNLKKRKKKQVDHGAETWDSAILANINFTQVI, encoded by the exons ATGGATCTTGAGAAGGTTAGGAGTTATCCTTGGAGTCTTGTAGCTTTTGACCATTTAGTTAGCTCTATAAtggaagcaagaaagaaactaaagaacCCCATAAGTTACATCCTCAATGGTTTCTCATACGCTCTTCAAGTTTGGGTTATGGAAGCCATTCCTCTCATTGGACAACTTATGGGAGAGAAGATTGACAAAGAGATTACAGTTGGTCGATGCTCTAATTGGAAAGGTGCTGCAAAAGTTTCCAATGAAGAGTTCCTTCTTGTAGAGAAATCAATTGGAAACAAG GATGTTGTATATCCATACATTTCCTCCACCGAAAACTGTGATGTATATGAGTCCATTAAATTTATTGGGAGTGATGAAATTAAAGATTGTGAAGTGGACAACTTGGAGGCTTTGATCAGATCTGGCTATAATTTTGGAGATCATATTTGGGAGAGTGTCGAAGGATATGGTGTGAAAGATGATAATATTGAGAATGTTGAAGAACAATCTCATACTGTTGGAGGGAATAATGAAGTTTCGGTTGGTATAGAGAGTGGTGAGAAGCAAGCTAACACCCCAACAGTGTCTaacttgaagaagaggaagaagaagcaagtagATCATGGAGCAGAAACATGGGATAGTGCTATCTTAGCGAACATCAACTTCACACAAGTCATCTAA
- the LOC104782495 gene encoding ATPase family AAA domain-containing protein 3-like produces MAQKCAIGLISAIAASASLAQSKVASSDGPFSFSGFSTSSIPQQQQQQASPPASQTQKPPSTAAGGESSAPPRARNDNPRTSSGGFDPEALERGAKALKEINSSSYAKQVFESIKQQEETKQTEFAAKAQEFKAMQAQAETERHKVIYDEQKKFAQHQAQTKSQMARYEDDLARKRMQAENEYHRARNQELVKMQEDSAIRQESARRATEEQIQAQRRQTEREKAEVERETIRVKAIAEAEGRAHEARLAEDVNRRMLVDRANAEREKWVAAINTTFDHIGGGLRAILTDQNKLVVAVGGVTALAAGIYTTREGAKVIWSYVDRILGQPSLIRESSRGKYPWSGSLSRVMSTLRGKESASKNGKGFGDVILHPPLHKRIEQLANATANTKIHQAPFRNVLFYGPPGTGKTMAARELARKSGLDYALMTGGDVAPLGSQAVTKIHQLFDWGKKSKRGLLLFIDEADAFLCERNKTYMSEAQRSALNALLFRTGDQSKDIVLALATNRPGDLDSAVADRVDEVLEFPLPGEEERFKLLKLYLEKYIAEAGPSKRSLFQRLFKKEQQKIEIKGVTEELLKEAAAVTEGFSGREIAKLMASVQANVYGSEECVLDSKLFREVVDEKVAEHQQRRELAGTDSK; encoded by the exons ATGGCTCAGAAATGTGCGATTGGATTGATTTCAGCCATAGCAGCTTCGGCTTCTCTTGCGCAATCTAAAGTCGCTTCTTCAGATGGTCCTTTCAGTTTCTCTGGATTCTCTACTTCTTCGATTcctcagcagcagcagcagcaggcTTCTCCTCCAGCTTCGCAAACTCAGAAGCCACCGTCGACTGCTGCTGGTGGAGAGTCTTCTGCTCCTCCGCGAGCTCGGAATGATAATCCTAGGACCAGTTCCGGTGGTTTCGATCCGGAGGCTCTGGAGCGTGGAGCTAAGGCCTTGAAGGAGATTAACAGCTCCTCTTACGCTAAACAG GTTTTTGAAAGTATTAAGCAGCAAGAAGAGACAAAGCAAACAGAGTTTGCAGCAAAGGCGCAAGAGTTTAAAGCTATGCAAGCCCAAGCTGAAACT GAGAGGCATAAGGTTATATATGATGAACAGAAAAAATTTGCTCAACACCAAGCGCAGACAAAATCGCAGATGGCCCGTTATGAAGATGACTTGGCAAGAAAGAGGATGCAG GCTGAGAATGAGTACCACAGAGCAAGAAATCAAGAACTTGTGAAAATGCAAGAAGATTCGGCCATTAGACAGGAATCAGCTCGACGGGCTACTGAGGAACAGATCCAGGCACAGAGACGACAAACTGAGAGGGAGAAGGCTGAGGTTGAACGCGAGACCATCAGAGTCAAAGCTATAGCAGAAGCAGAAGGAAGGGCCCATGAAGCAAGGCTTGCTGAAGATGTAAACAGGAGAATGCTTGTGGATCGAGCAAATGCAGAAAGAGAGAAATGGGTTGCTGCCATAAACACAACATTTGACCATATCGGAG GCGGTTTGCGAGCAATTCTGACGGATCAAAATAAATTGGTTGTTGCTGTTGGTGGTGTCACTGCTCTCGCAGCGGGAATCTATACAACAAG AGAAGGTGCAAAGGTTATCTGGAGCTATGTGGACAGAATATTAGGACAACCATCCTTAATTCGAGAATCGTCAAGAGGCAAGTACCCTTGGTCTGGTTCGCTTTCTCGTGTAATGTCCACATTGCGCGGTAAGGAGTCGGCTTCCAAAAATGGGAAAGGGTTTGGTGATGTTATTTTGCATCCTCCACTACACAAGAGAATTGAACAGCTAGCTAATGCAACCGCCAACACAAAAATCCACCAGGCTCCTTTCCGAAATGTGCTTTTCTATGGTCCTCCAGGAACAGGAAAAACAATGGCTGCCAGAGAGCTTGCTCGTAAATCT GGTTTGGATTATGCATTGATGACGGGTGGAGATGTTGCTCCCCTTGGATCTCAGGCTGTTACAAAGATTCACCAACTGTTTGATTGGGGCAAAAAGTCTAAGAGAGGTTTATTGCTCTTCATTGATGAAGCCGATGCATTTTTGTGCGA GAGGAACAAAACATACATGAGTGAAGCCCAAAGAAGTGCTCTAAATGCTCTTCTCTTCCGCACGGGTGATCAGTCCAAAGACATAGTCTTAGCACTTGCCACAAACAGACCTGGTGACCTAGACTCAGCTGTGGCTGACCGTGTGGACGAGGTTCTCGAATTCCCCTTACCTGGAGAAGAAGAGCGGTTCAAGCTTTTAAAGCTCTATCTAGAAAAGTACATAGCTGAGGCTGGTCCAAGTAAGCGGAGTTTGTTCCAGCGCCTCTTCAAGAAAGAACAGCAGAAGATTGAGATAAAGGGAGTCACTGAAGAGCTCTTAAAAGAAGCGGCTGCAGTAACCGAAGGGTTTTCAGGTAGAGAGATTGCGAAACTAATGGCAAGTGTTCAAGCAAATGTTTATGGAAGTGAGGAATGTGTGTTGGATTCTAAGCTTTTCAGAGAGGTTGTTGATGAGAAAGTTGCAGAGCATCAGCAGAGAAGAGAATTGGCTGGAACAGATTCGAAATGA
- the LOC104703134 gene encoding F-box protein At3g03040-like, producing MDLLSNLPDEVRCHILSFLTTKEAALTSVLSKKWRNLFALVPNLDVDDSEFLHPEEGKRERDGILESFMGFVDMVLALQGNSPIHKFSLKCKDGVCEARLNRWICQVLQRGVSNLDLSIDIRDAYLPQEMFVSKTLVNLKLASACGIHWWTGAEGTCLPVLKSLCVLSGRIFCDDKLQVMLPACFPVLEDLRMANMEWIDSDETVSSATLTNLLISGFPPENLKSISFDAPNLISLFYSDFVAEDYPLVNMKNLSQARIVLRANDDQIKRLRGPNNVLLEDDVVHHFGNVVKLMNGIQNVRELHLCPDTLEVLSLCCESLPVFNNVKTLGIYSEEVRGWQAVPALLRNCPHLEILTFEGLVHYVTDKCGDACSCIYRKDKGSSLTTSPVKVVKVRGFGVTMKELHMVEHFLDYFPCLKEMNLYIEEHTLTQLGKNPQVSEILEMIEEYKELYSCKVRLYVSHTLTTQSPFGI from the exons ATGGATCTGTTGAGCAATTTACCAGACGAGGTTCGTTGTCACATACTGTCCTTTCTCACTACAAAGGAGGCAGCTTTAACCTCGGTTCTCTCTAAGAAGTGGCGCAATCTGTTCGCGCTCGTCCCTAATCTTGACGTGGATGACTCTGAGTTTCTTCATCCGGAAGAGGGTAAGCGGGAAAGAGACGGTATCCTTGAGAGCTTCATGGGCTTTGTGGATATGGTATTGGCTTTGCAGGGCAACTCTCCCATTCATAAATTCTCCCTCAAGTGTAAAGATGGTGTTTGTGAAGCTCGTCTGAATCGTTGGATCTGTCAAGTGCTGCAGCGTGGTGTGTCGAACCTCGATCTTTCCATCGATATCAGAGACGCTTATCTGCCTCAGGAGATGTTCGTCTCTAAGACATTAGTCAACCTGAAACTAGCAAGTGCATGTGGTATTCACTGGTGGACTGGAGCTGAAGGCACTTGCTTACCAGTGCTTAAAAGTCTTTGTGTTCTCTCGGGGAGGATTTTTTGTGATGATAAGCTTCAGGTGATGCTTCCAGCTTGTTTTCCTGTCCTTGAGGATTTACGAATGGCTAATATGGAGTGGATTGATTCTGATGAAACTGTGTCAAGTGCAACCCTCACTAACCTACTTATTAGCGGCTTCCCCCCTGAAAATCTGAAGAGCATTTCCTTTGATGCTCCAAATCTGATTTCCTTATTCTACTCTGATTTTGTTGCGGAGGACTATCCATTAGTCAATATGAAAAACTTATCCCAGGCTCGAATCGTCCTTAGAGCAAATGACGATCAGATCAAGCGACTTAGAGGGCCAAATAATGTTCTGTTAGAGGATGATGTCGTTCACCATTTTGGCAATGTGGTGAAGCTCATGAATGGCATACAAAATGTTCGGGAACTTCACTTGTGTCCTGATACTCTCGAg GTGCTTTCTCTATGCTGTGAATCTCTGCCAGTGTTCAACAATGTCAAAACTTTAGGTATTTACAGTGAAGAGGTTCGAGGATGGCAAGCTGTGCCTGCTCTTCTAAGGAATTGCCCACATCTAGAAATCCTAACCTTTGAG GGTCTCGTGCACTATGTGACAGATAAATGCGGGGATGCTTGCAGCTGCATTTATCGCAAGGACAAAGGCAGTTCGCTCACAACTTCTCCGGTGAAAGTGGTAAAGGTTAGAGGGTTTGGAGTAACAATGAAAGAGTTGCACATGGTAGAGCATTTCTTGGACTATTTCCCATGTTTGAAAGAGATGAACCTCTACATTGAAGAGCATACCCTTACACAACTTGGAAAAAACCCTCAAGTTTCTGAAATCTTGGAGATGATTGAAGAGTACAAGGAGTTATATAGTTGCAAAGTCCGGCTATACGTGTCTCATACGTTGACTACACAAAGCCCCTTCGGAATTTGA
- the LOC104782350 gene encoding uncharacterized protein LOC104782350 — protein sequence MAILSTCWLIIESIVIRDGFLRSSYLKLYMHPVVLFLCQLLIWLYLFFLWLHPSFQTLYNAFSSVLVTFSKLFTSFLQVMIVRREATCTIEPRKEIKNTLNNLELSRSIHNPIPAFSFSFKYQVDTQLKVLLALREGKILEEEDDFFYEFDQEGELLDTEGEEEEEKDIDDDIVDAVNMENNLEFEIQTTMPLDQGDEYSITSDEEEEDIVNSDVENDDLSSLVASDRDHHPSPSSIASLDSACQDSVVIENQTHRVVEDDETDQVYKKYCERMRWYDILSRDRTYGLSVITNQMTASSLRSWGETAEKRLKQSIEKDLELVYVAQSCLSWEALQHQYITVRDSTKPADSRGGLHDVISREFQNFQVLLERFLEDERCQGKRVLSFVQRRFELMSFFQVPRLSGNYFI from the exons ATGGCTATACTCTCAACATGTTGGCTAATTATAGAATCCATAGTGATTCGAGATGGTTTCTTGAGATCGTCTTATCTGAAACTATACATGCACCCtgttgttctgtttctttgtcaacTTCTTATATGgctctatctcttctttttatggCTTCACCCATCTTTTCAAACGTTATATAACGCCTTTTCATCGGTCTTGGTCACGTTCTCTAAGCTATTTACTAGTTTTCTCCAAGTCATGATAGTTAGAAGGGAGGCTACATGTACCATTGAGCCTAGGAAAGAGATCAAGAACACCCTTAATAACTTGGAACTTTCTAGAAGTATTCATAATCCGATTCCTGCCTTTagcttttcttttaaatatcaaGTGGATACTCAATTAAAAGTTCTTCTAGCTCTGCGAGAAGGCAAGATTCTTGAAGAGGAAGACGATTTTTTCTACGAATTTGATCAAGAAGGTGAGCTTCTTGATACGGAGGgcgaggaggaagaggaaaaagacATTGATGATGACATTGTTGATGCTGTAAACATGGAGAACAATCTTGAGTTCGAAATCCAGACGACTATGCCACTAGATCAAGGAGATGAATATTCTATAAccagtgatgaagaagaagaagatatcgtAAACTCAGACGTGGAGAATGATGATCTATCTTCTCTAGTAGCTAGCGATAGAGATCATCATCCCTCGCCTTCATCTATTGCAAGCTTGGATTCAGCGTGCCAAGATTCAGTTGTGATAGAGAATCAAACACATCGagttgttgaagatgatgaaactgaTCAAGTATACAAGAAGTACTGCGAAAGAATGAGATGGTATGACATACTCAGCCGTGATAGAACCTATGGCCTAA GTGTGATCACGAACCAAATGACGGCAAGTAGTTTGCGCTCATGGGGGGAAACGGCAGAGAAGAGGCTAAAACAAAGCATAGAGAAGGACCTTGAGCTAGTTTATGTTGCTCAGTCTTGCTTATCATGGGAAGCTCTTCAGCATCAGTACATTACAGTGAGAGATAGTACAAAACCCGCTGATTCGAGAGGTGGGTTACATGACGTTATCTCTAGAGAGTTCCAAAACTTTCAGGTCTTGTTAGAGAGGTTCTTGGAAGATGAAAGGTGCCAAGGAAAAAGAGTCTTGAGCTTTGTTCAAAGGAGATTTGAGTTGATGAGCTTCTTTCAAGTCCCTCGACTTTCAGGTAATTACTTTATTTAA